Proteins found in one Acidobacteriota bacterium genomic segment:
- a CDS encoding ABC transporter ATP-binding protein/permease: MPNRLKPLAPYLWKYRWPLIWGGLCVLANNGIAVLFPQVIGTAIDALRVGVTRHNLAIFSELIVAIMLAKGIFQYLTRKILIGVSRDIEYDLRNDLFRHLESLSYSYYQRNRTGDIMARATNDLNAVRMLLGPAIMYSANTIVFTLAALFFMLHYSPRLTLWAFLPLPIVSVLLQYFGRKIHERFERIQAMFSDISAQVQENFSGARLIKAYAQEEPEIRAFETANKEYIARSLNLVRLMGMLWPTLELLPGLGQILVLWLGGREVLLHHMTVGGFVAFNLYMAMLTWPVIALGWVINIFQRGTASLGRINEILVEQPEIRDSSADLVPSPIVGEIEFRGLSVSYGGVPVLKDINLRIPSGSSLAIVGPTGSGKTTLVSLIPRIHDAPANGHPSVLIDGRPVSEYPLAHLRKNIGFVPQETFLFSDTIRENIAFGTDSAALEDVRRAAAGASIAPDIEEFPKQYETVVGERGITLSGGQKQRTAIARAIIRDPRILILDDALSSVDTYTEEKILDHLREVMTGRTTIFISHRVSTVRNADRIAVLHSGRIVEVGTHDELIARNGYYTELYNKQLLEEELETV; the protein is encoded by the coding sequence ATGCCCAACCGCCTCAAGCCACTCGCGCCGTATCTCTGGAAATACCGCTGGCCGCTGATCTGGGGCGGTCTCTGCGTGTTGGCAAACAACGGTATCGCGGTCCTATTTCCTCAGGTCATCGGCACCGCCATCGACGCGCTTAGAGTCGGCGTCACTCGTCACAACCTCGCCATATTCTCCGAGCTGATCGTGGCCATCATGCTGGCCAAAGGCATATTCCAGTACCTGACACGTAAGATCCTTATCGGAGTCTCGCGCGATATCGAGTACGACCTGCGCAATGACCTGTTTCGTCACCTGGAAAGCCTGAGCTACAGCTACTACCAGCGGAACCGCACCGGCGACATCATGGCGCGCGCGACCAACGACCTGAACGCCGTCCGGATGCTCCTGGGCCCGGCGATCATGTACTCCGCCAACACTATCGTTTTCACACTTGCGGCTTTGTTCTTCATGTTGCACTACAGCCCGAGGCTCACGCTGTGGGCGTTTCTCCCGCTGCCGATCGTCTCGGTGCTGCTGCAATATTTCGGCCGTAAGATCCACGAGCGTTTCGAACGCATCCAGGCAATGTTTTCGGATATCTCCGCGCAAGTGCAGGAGAACTTCTCCGGTGCGCGCCTGATCAAGGCGTATGCGCAGGAGGAACCGGAGATACGGGCATTCGAGACTGCGAATAAGGAGTACATCGCGCGCAGCCTGAACCTGGTGCGGCTGATGGGAATGCTGTGGCCGACCTTGGAGCTGCTGCCCGGGCTGGGACAGATCCTTGTCCTCTGGCTGGGTGGCCGAGAAGTCCTCTTGCATCACATGACGGTTGGCGGTTTCGTCGCCTTCAACCTCTACATGGCCATGCTTACCTGGCCGGTCATCGCATTGGGATGGGTGATCAACATCTTCCAGCGCGGCACCGCCTCTCTGGGTCGCATCAACGAGATACTGGTTGAACAGCCGGAGATCCGCGACTCGAGTGCAGATCTGGTGCCCAGTCCGATCGTCGGGGAGATCGAGTTTCGCGGCTTGAGCGTCTCCTACGGCGGCGTCCCAGTGCTCAAGGACATCAACCTTCGCATCCCGTCGGGGTCGAGCCTGGCTATCGTCGGCCCGACGGGCTCCGGTAAGACCACGCTCGTCAGCCTGATCCCCCGCATTCACGACGCGCCCGCGAATGGCCATCCCAGCGTGCTGATCGACGGCCGTCCGGTCAGCGAGTATCCGCTTGCTCACCTGCGCAAGAACATCGGATTTGTTCCGCAGGAGACATTTCTGTTCTCCGATACCATCCGCGAGAACATTGCCTTCGGTACCGACAGCGCTGCCCTTGAGGATGTTCGCCGCGCAGCTGCTGGTGCCAGCATCGCGCCTGACATCGAAGAGTTCCCCAAGCAGTATGAGACGGTCGTGGGCGAACGCGGCATCACGCTTTCGGGTGGCCAGAAGCAGCGCACCGCCATCGCCCGTGCCATCATCCGCGATCCACGGATTCTCATCCTCGATGATGCGCTTTCGAGCGTGGACACCTACACCGAGGAGAAGATCCTTGATCATCTGCGCGAGGTCATGACCGGCCGCACCACGATCTTCATCTCGCATCGCGTCTCGACCGTCCGTAATGCTGACCGTATTGCTGTACTTCACAGTGGTCGCATCGTCGAAGTCGGTACCCACGATGAGCTCATCGCTCGCAACGGGTACTACACCGAGCTGTACAACAAACAGCTGCTGGAAGAAGAGCTCGAAACGGTCTAG
- a CDS encoding methyltransferase domain-containing protein: MRRSVVPELLDTDAGTPSEIEASLADLRAINRRFGGSETLYSLVRGVARECCLTQLSLLDVAGASGDVPHAVQSRLRRDGVELDVTLLDRATTHLGRQFPAVAADALKVPFADGSFDLVSCSLFLHHLEPGEIVAFVEEGLRVARHAVLLNDLRRSRLHLTLVYAASPLFGSRLTRHDAPVSVRRAYTPSELAEMLRRTHATECSIRNTFFFRMGAIAWKAAPDKGRRC, translated from the coding sequence ATGCGCCGCAGCGTCGTCCCCGAACTGCTCGATACCGACGCTGGGACCCCCAGCGAGATCGAGGCTTCCCTCGCCGACCTGCGCGCCATCAACCGCCGCTTCGGTGGCAGCGAGACGCTCTACAGTCTTGTGCGCGGCGTTGCTCGGGAATGTTGCCTCACTCAGCTTTCGTTGCTTGATGTCGCCGGCGCCAGCGGTGACGTTCCCCACGCCGTTCAGTCGCGCCTGCGCCGCGATGGTGTCGAACTGGACGTCACGCTGCTCGACCGCGCAACCACTCACCTGGGCCGGCAGTTTCCCGCCGTTGCGGCCGACGCGCTAAAGGTGCCATTCGCCGACGGGAGCTTTGACCTGGTTAGTTGTTCTCTCTTTCTCCATCATCTCGAGCCCGGTGAGATCGTGGCTTTTGTTGAAGAGGGCCTCCGCGTTGCGCGGCACGCGGTGCTGCTGAACGATTTGCGCCGCTCACGGCTCCATCTCACGCTGGTTTACGCCGCTTCGCCTCTGTTCGGGAGCCGTCTGACACGTCACGATGCGCCGGTTTCGGTCCGACGCGCCTATACTCCCTCAGAATTGGCCGAGATGCTCCGCCGCACTCACGCCACCGAGTGTTCTATCCGCAACACATTCTTCTTTCGCATGGGCGCCATCGCCTGGAAAGCCGCTCCCGACAAAGGGCGCCGATGCTGA
- a CDS encoding FAD-dependent oxidoreductase — MLTYDLIVIGGGPAGTAAAITAARAEKRVLLLERGHLPRHKVCGEFISPEATGLLRDLLGPEEERVLTGAPVLSRSRLFVDAKTLAAPIVPPARSVPRNTLDAALWRVAMQEGCDGREGTAADEIRVGDALEVRSGKERWQAATVINASGRWSNLPSRDLPADAPRWLGIKAHFREALPPPSVDLYFFEGGYCGVQPIGKDAVNVCALVQANIARTLDQVFSRHPALWRRSRDWEAISEPVSTAPLIFRSPSPLGDGGVLNVGDAAGFIDPFAGDGIAVALRCGARAAVSSAEEYAAWYRREILPAFRGAARLRRLTAAPHWVRSAALVLLSDRRVAAWAVKTTRGRTPRNV; from the coding sequence ATGCTGACCTACGATCTGATCGTTATCGGCGGGGGACCGGCCGGCACCGCGGCGGCGATCACCGCCGCGCGTGCGGAAAAGCGCGTGTTGTTGTTGGAGCGCGGGCACTTGCCGCGACACAAGGTATGCGGTGAGTTCATCTCGCCGGAAGCGACCGGCCTGTTACGCGACCTTCTTGGCCCCGAAGAGGAGCGCGTCCTGACAGGTGCGCCTGTGCTCAGTCGCTCCCGCTTGTTTGTTGACGCCAAAACGCTCGCCGCCCCGATCGTCCCCCCAGCCCGTAGCGTGCCTCGCAACACCCTAGACGCCGCTCTATGGCGTGTTGCAATGCAGGAAGGTTGTGACGGTAGAGAAGGAACCGCAGCCGACGAGATCCGGGTTGGAGATGCTTTGGAGGTCCGCAGCGGAAAAGAGCGCTGGCAGGCAGCAACGGTGATCAACGCCTCTGGTCGCTGGTCGAATCTGCCGTCCAGAGACCTGCCAGCCGATGCTCCACGCTGGCTTGGGATCAAAGCGCATTTCCGTGAAGCACTCCCCCCTCCCTCGGTAGACCTCTATTTCTTCGAGGGCGGCTACTGCGGCGTGCAGCCGATCGGTAAGGATGCCGTCAATGTTTGCGCCCTGGTCCAAGCCAACATCGCTAGGACGTTGGATCAGGTGTTCTCCCGGCACCCGGCGCTATGGCGTCGCAGTCGTGACTGGGAGGCGATCTCTGAGCCGGTGTCCACCGCGCCACTGATCTTCCGCAGCCCTTCTCCGCTCGGTGACGGTGGCGTTCTAAACGTCGGCGACGCGGCGGGATTCATCGATCCATTCGCCGGGGATGGCATCGCCGTCGCGCTTCGTTGCGGAGCGAGGGCAGCGGTCTCCAGCGCGGAGGAATATGCCGCTTGGTACCGGCGCGAGATACTGCCAGCGTTTCGTGGTGCCGCTCGCTTACGCAGGCTCACCGCGGCGCCACACTGGGTGCGCTCAGCTGCTTTAGTGTTGTTAAGCGATCGCCGCGTGGCGGCTTGGGCGGTAAAGACCACGCGCGGGCGCACCCCGCGGAACGTCTAG
- a CDS encoding class I SAM-dependent methyltransferase, whose amino-acid sequence MTRRSSGLQEFVRTLGKEEGLHILDLGPTSPTNIARLTEQGQKVYNEDLLLGSMDPAFQLTAEDGRQTISPDKFLAENLRHERHRFDAVLCWDVPDYLNEALVKPMVERLHYVTKPGGVLLAFFHTRDAGPEAPYYRYHMVGNDTLELQKGPRFRLQRIFNNRHIENLFKDFSSLKFFLAKDNVREVLVVR is encoded by the coding sequence ATGACCCGGAGATCAAGTGGGCTGCAAGAGTTCGTGCGCACGCTGGGAAAAGAAGAAGGCCTTCACATCCTGGACCTGGGACCGACTTCCCCGACGAATATTGCACGGCTCACCGAGCAAGGGCAGAAGGTCTATAACGAAGATCTCTTACTGGGATCGATGGATCCGGCCTTCCAGTTGACCGCCGAAGATGGCAGGCAAACCATCAGTCCTGACAAATTCCTGGCGGAGAACTTGCGCCATGAGCGGCACAGGTTCGATGCCGTTCTGTGCTGGGACGTTCCGGACTACCTCAACGAGGCGCTAGTGAAGCCGATGGTGGAGCGCCTGCACTACGTCACCAAGCCCGGCGGTGTGCTGCTGGCCTTCTTCCACACCCGCGACGCCGGCCCGGAGGCGCCCTATTATCGCTATCACATGGTGGGGAACGACACTCTGGAGCTGCAGAAGGGCCCGCGGTTTCGCCTGCAACGCATATTCAACAACCGCCACATCGAGAACCTGTTCAAGGACTTCTCGTCGCTGAAGTTCTTCCTTGCCAAAGACAACGTTCGCGAAGTACTGGTCGTTCGCTAG
- a CDS encoding polymer-forming cytoskeletal protein, with protein MEIPKTADNYRADVAHIGKSVLIKGELSGSEDLYLDGEVEGNILLRDHNLTIGPNGRVRANIQAKDVVVHGKVDGNVSGTDRVELKRSAVLTGDIATLRIVIEDGAFFKGAIDIKKEGKAEATREKSIATPASYSSGPAPSVPSYNASSASGSNVGGQSTLLDQKKV; from the coding sequence ATGGAAATCCCTAAGACTGCTGACAACTATCGTGCTGACGTTGCGCATATTGGCAAGAGCGTTCTGATCAAAGGCGAACTCTCGGGGAGCGAGGATTTATACCTCGACGGCGAGGTTGAAGGGAACATCCTGCTGCGCGACCACAACCTGACCATCGGCCCCAACGGCCGCGTGCGCGCGAATATCCAGGCGAAGGACGTGGTCGTGCATGGCAAGGTGGACGGCAACGTGAGTGGCACCGACCGGGTGGAACTGAAACGTTCGGCTGTGCTCACCGGCGACATCGCGACGCTACGCATCGTGATTGAGGACGGCGCCTTCTTCAAGGGCGCGATCGACATCAAGAAGGAAGGCAAGGCCGAGGCAACGCGAGAGAAATCGATTGCGACACCGGCGTCTTACTCTTCGGGACCAGCACCTTCGGTGCCGTCGTACAATGCCTCATCGGCTTCGGGCAGTAATGTGGGCGGGCAGTCCACATTGCTCGACCAGAAGAAGGTCTAA
- the menC gene encoding o-succinylbenzoate synthase, protein MKVETITLREIRMPLVHFFETSFGRTTERNIVLVTVHCEGVNGWGECVAGEDPFYSEESFETAWHTIAKYLAPAVVGRTLEHGRDAAPMFGRVRGHRMAKAAVENALWDAEAMQRQVPLWKLLGGRRCEIACGVSIGIQNTLDQLLEKVETELAAGYRRIKIKVKPGWDVEAFERIRARWPEIVLSCDANSAYTLDDLPLLQQFDRYNLLMIEQPLWHDDFYFHAQLQKQIKTKICLDEAIRNARDAQAAIELGACRIVNIKVGRVGGFTEAIATHDVCRERGVPVWCGGMLESGIGRAHNIALSTLEGFTLPGDVSASKRYWKEDVIEPAVEVSTDGFIAVQDVPGTGYSVREDVIEKLTVKKETIRRGNAVAG, encoded by the coding sequence GTGAAGGTCGAAACCATCACGCTGCGTGAGATCCGCATGCCGTTGGTCCATTTCTTCGAGACCAGCTTCGGGCGGACGACCGAGCGGAACATAGTGCTCGTGACGGTGCACTGCGAAGGTGTGAACGGCTGGGGTGAGTGTGTCGCCGGGGAGGACCCTTTCTACAGCGAAGAATCCTTCGAGACGGCGTGGCACACGATTGCCAAATACCTGGCGCCCGCGGTGGTGGGAAGAACACTCGAGCATGGCCGGGATGCAGCCCCAATGTTCGGACGGGTCCGAGGGCACCGCATGGCGAAAGCTGCGGTGGAGAACGCGCTCTGGGACGCGGAGGCGATGCAGCGCCAGGTACCGCTCTGGAAGCTGCTCGGCGGCAGGCGTTGCGAGATCGCTTGTGGGGTCTCGATCGGCATCCAGAACACGCTCGACCAGCTCTTGGAGAAGGTTGAGACCGAGCTGGCCGCCGGATACCGCCGCATCAAGATCAAGGTGAAGCCAGGCTGGGACGTGGAGGCGTTCGAGCGCATTCGCGCCCGTTGGCCGGAGATTGTGCTGAGCTGCGACGCCAATTCTGCCTACACGCTTGACGACCTACCACTGCTCCAGCAATTCGACCGTTACAACTTGCTGATGATCGAGCAGCCATTGTGGCATGACGATTTCTATTTTCATGCGCAGTTGCAGAAGCAGATCAAGACGAAGATCTGCCTGGACGAGGCGATCCGCAACGCTCGCGACGCGCAAGCGGCGATCGAACTGGGCGCTTGCAGGATCGTGAACATCAAGGTCGGCCGTGTGGGCGGCTTTACCGAGGCCATCGCCACGCATGACGTCTGCCGCGAACGCGGCGTGCCGGTCTGGTGCGGCGGGATGCTCGAATCGGGCATAGGACGGGCCCACAACATCGCGCTCTCCACCTTGGAGGGGTTCACGCTGCCTGGAGACGTGTCAGCCTCAAAGCGGTACTGGAAGGAAGACGTGATCGAGCCGGCCGTGGAGGTCAGTACCGACGGGTTCATTGCAGTGCAGGATGTCCCGGGAACGGGCTACAGCGTCCGTGAAGACGTGATCGAGAAGCTGACAGTGAAGAAGGAAACCATCCGGCGGGGAAACGCCGTCGCCGGCTAG
- a CDS encoding GNAT family N-acetyltransferase produces MTAEVDTTNIVIRKCTTVAEFQDCVGLQKEVWNFADVDLIPLRLFVVADRIGGQIIGSFDGDELVGFALSIPGSRGGHPYLHSHMLAVRERYRNAGLGKQMKLLQREDGIARGFELIEWTFDPLEIKNSFLNLERLGAIARRYNINQYGISSSPLQGGLPTDRLVAEWWLQSRRVKVLLEGGSRPNVAVEKTIAVPAQIYQWKADEKEREKARDIQLGNREEFLRAFSAGLTVLGYERDQEGNGRFLLGRWDERWGYATAPGEEEQREEK; encoded by the coding sequence ATGACGGCCGAGGTCGACACCACCAATATTGTCATACGCAAGTGCACGACGGTAGCCGAGTTCCAGGATTGCGTCGGCCTGCAAAAGGAGGTGTGGAACTTTGCCGACGTGGATCTCATTCCTCTGCGGTTGTTCGTGGTGGCTGACAGGATCGGCGGCCAGATCATCGGCAGTTTCGACGGTGACGAGTTGGTCGGCTTTGCGCTCTCCATCCCCGGCAGTCGCGGTGGCCATCCCTATCTACACTCGCACATGCTCGCGGTCCGCGAGAGATACCGCAACGCCGGGCTGGGAAAGCAGATGAAGCTCTTGCAGCGGGAAGATGGGATCGCGCGCGGCTTCGAGCTGATCGAGTGGACGTTCGACCCGCTGGAGATCAAGAACTCGTTCCTCAACCTGGAACGACTGGGAGCGATCGCACGCCGCTACAACATCAATCAATACGGCATCTCGTCGTCGCCGCTGCAAGGTGGGCTGCCGACCGACCGCCTGGTCGCGGAGTGGTGGTTGCAGTCGCGACGGGTGAAGGTGCTGCTGGAAGGCGGTTCGCGGCCGAACGTTGCGGTCGAGAAAACGATCGCGGTCCCGGCGCAGATCTACCAATGGAAGGCGGACGAGAAGGAACGCGAAAAGGCGAGAGATATCCAGCTAGGTAACCGCGAAGAGTTCCTGCGAGCGTTCTCCGCGGGACTGACCGTGCTTGGTTATGAGCGCGACCAGGAAGGGAACGGGCGCTTTCTCTTAGGGCGGTGGGACGAGCGCTGGGGATACGCGACCGCCCCCGGTGAAGAGGAGCAGAGGGAAGAGAAGTGA
- the mazG gene encoding nucleoside triphosphate pyrophosphohydrolase — translation MGATGDRFERVVQIMARLRGPGGCPWDREQTFDTIKPFTLEETYEVLEAIDARDWEELPGELGDLLLQVLFYAQMASEEKRFAIDDVLERLASKLVGRHPHVFGDAKAETASDVLRNWEALKSEEKKMRAVAGGGKQVEHDKPVSVLAGISSALPALLEAYKLSSRAAHVGFDWPEIGGLFDKLREETGELKREIAQLPEAPMPQLRGVAGAGATHLPEALRGRLEDEVGDMLFVLVNIARYLSLDPESALRKTNRKFKRRFQWMEAELGKHGRSVQDAAVDEMEALWQKAKERER, via the coding sequence ATGGGAGCGACAGGCGACAGATTCGAGCGTGTGGTGCAGATCATGGCACGGCTGCGGGGCCCGGGTGGATGTCCATGGGACCGCGAGCAGACCTTCGACACCATCAAGCCATTCACTTTGGAAGAGACCTACGAGGTGCTTGAGGCGATCGACGCTCGCGATTGGGAAGAGTTGCCCGGGGAGCTCGGGGACCTGCTGCTACAGGTTTTGTTCTACGCCCAGATGGCGAGTGAGGAGAAACGCTTTGCCATCGATGATGTGTTGGAACGACTGGCGAGCAAACTCGTGGGCAGACATCCACACGTGTTCGGAGACGCGAAGGCCGAGACCGCGAGCGATGTGTTGCGTAACTGGGAGGCGCTGAAATCCGAAGAGAAGAAGATGCGGGCGGTGGCCGGCGGTGGAAAACAGGTCGAGCACGACAAGCCAGTATCGGTGTTGGCGGGCATCTCGTCAGCCCTGCCGGCGTTGCTCGAGGCTTACAAGCTCAGTTCACGCGCCGCACACGTGGGCTTTGACTGGCCCGAGATCGGCGGGCTCTTCGACAAGCTGCGGGAAGAGACCGGCGAACTGAAGCGCGAGATCGCGCAGTTGCCGGAGGCGCCGATGCCTCAACTGCGGGGCGTGGCCGGCGCCGGGGCGACGCACCTTCCGGAGGCGCTGCGCGGGCGCCTCGAGGACGAGGTGGGCGACATGTTGTTCGTCCTCGTGAACATCGCGCGTTATCTCTCGCTCGATCCCGAGTCGGCGTTGCGCAAGACGAATCGTAAATTCAAGCGGCGCTTTCAATGGATGGAAGCAGAGTTGGGCAAGCACGGCCGGAGTGTGCAGGACGCTGCGGTGGACGAGATGGAAGCACTGTGGCAGAAGGCGAAGGAGCGCGAGCGATGA
- a CDS encoding DUF1957 domain-containing protein yields the protein MKSSPQPTGYVTFVLHSHLPYVVHHGTWPHGLDWLHEAAAETYLPMLRVFSELEQAGVSLKANVNLSPILLEQLSHPTFKDEFPIYVQRKIEAARKDEADFRAQGEDHFVRVAGFWQRFFERALQDFEKLDRDIVGGFKRFYDSGAIEIITCGATHGYFPLLGTDASIRAQVRLGIATHERFFGRKPRGMWLPECGYRPGGLWNFPVSTNGASRPKRPFLRDGVEQILAENGIDFFFVDTHLVETNVRFSPYQLLAGDVPIALEEEVDGKHPSLYRPYYAGPRRDGGNVSFFARDPKTGVQVWSGDHGYPGDSVYLDFHKKRWPGGHRYWQVTHPRVDLGGKTAYYPNVAEERTRAHAEHFVGITCNVLAADPKNGAGHDAPPILCAPFDAELFGHWWFEGVAWLKNIALQYADPKCSVKLVTCSEYLDQHKPSGYLVLDEGSWGKNGTNEVWLNPDTEWTWKHIYPAEEAVLQMAEGGRWKASPQAERLASQLCRELMLLESSDWQFLITTEHARDYAEKRFNTHLDQFRALLEVWRRFESSGEVSPEGLHKLEEIEQRDSVFPDITPQAYLR from the coding sequence ATGAAGTCCTCCCCACAACCAACCGGATACGTCACTTTCGTCCTGCACTCCCACCTGCCTTATGTGGTGCATCACGGAACGTGGCCGCACGGGCTCGACTGGCTCCATGAAGCCGCGGCGGAAACATATCTTCCGATGCTGCGTGTGTTCAGCGAATTGGAGCAGGCAGGAGTCTCGCTCAAGGCGAACGTTAATCTTTCACCCATCCTGCTGGAACAGCTCTCGCACCCTACGTTCAAGGACGAGTTTCCGATCTACGTGCAGCGCAAGATCGAAGCTGCCCGCAAGGACGAGGCAGACTTCCGCGCTCAGGGTGAGGATCACTTTGTGCGCGTGGCTGGATTCTGGCAGAGGTTTTTCGAACGCGCGCTGCAGGATTTCGAAAAGCTCGACCGCGACATAGTGGGCGGCTTCAAACGGTTCTACGATTCCGGCGCCATCGAGATCATCACCTGTGGAGCGACGCATGGATACTTCCCGCTGCTCGGGACCGACGCGTCCATCCGTGCGCAGGTTCGCTTGGGCATCGCTACCCATGAACGCTTCTTCGGTCGCAAGCCGCGCGGCATGTGGCTGCCCGAATGTGGCTACCGTCCCGGAGGCCTGTGGAACTTCCCGGTATCGACCAACGGCGCCTCGCGCCCGAAGCGCCCGTTCCTCCGCGATGGTGTGGAGCAGATCCTGGCCGAGAATGGCATCGACTTCTTCTTTGTGGATACGCACTTGGTCGAGACCAACGTGCGTTTCAGCCCTTACCAGCTGCTGGCGGGCGACGTGCCGATCGCGCTCGAGGAAGAGGTAGATGGCAAGCATCCATCGCTTTACCGGCCTTATTACGCGGGACCGCGTCGCGACGGGGGGAACGTTTCATTCTTCGCTCGCGACCCCAAGACCGGCGTCCAGGTGTGGAGCGGCGATCACGGATATCCCGGTGACTCCGTCTACCTCGACTTCCACAAGAAACGCTGGCCGGGCGGCCACCGCTACTGGCAAGTCACCCACCCGCGCGTAGACCTGGGCGGCAAGACCGCGTACTACCCGAACGTGGCTGAGGAGCGGACTCGCGCACACGCTGAACATTTCGTTGGCATCACTTGCAATGTGCTCGCCGCCGACCCCAAAAACGGAGCCGGTCACGATGCACCACCCATCCTGTGCGCGCCCTTCGATGCCGAACTCTTCGGGCACTGGTGGTTCGAGGGAGTGGCTTGGCTGAAGAACATCGCTCTCCAATACGCTGATCCAAAGTGTTCGGTAAAGCTCGTCACTTGCTCCGAGTACTTGGACCAACACAAACCTAGCGGATACCTCGTCCTCGACGAAGGCTCATGGGGAAAGAACGGAACCAACGAAGTCTGGCTTAATCCCGATACAGAGTGGACCTGGAAACACATCTACCCGGCGGAAGAAGCCGTCCTCCAGATGGCGGAAGGGGGCAGATGGAAGGCCAGCCCACAGGCAGAGCGTCTCGCTAGCCAGCTCTGCCGCGAGCTGATGCTGCTGGAGTCTTCGGACTGGCAGTTCCTCATCACCACCGAGCACGCGCGCGACTACGCCGAAAAACGGTTCAACACTCACCTCGACCAGTTCCGCGCGTTGCTCGAGGTCTGGCGGCGCTTCGAGTCCTCCGGTGAGGTCTCGCCCGAAGGTCTGCACAAGCTGGAGGAGATCGAGCAGCGCGATTCCGTCTTCCCCGATATCACGCCGCAAGCCTACCTGCGTTAG